Proteins encoded together in one Triticum dicoccoides isolate Atlit2015 ecotype Zavitan chromosome 7B, WEW_v2.0, whole genome shotgun sequence window:
- the LOC119335300 gene encoding auxin-responsive protein SAUR71-like codes for MRELIRRLSFSDRVSDGSGGVPRGCVPVLVVGDGDEKCERFVVRVEALRHPSLAALLEMAAQEFGYKQEGILRVPCAVNKFRQALTTAAVSKNY; via the coding sequence ATGAGGGAGCTGATCCGGCGCCTGAGCTTCTCAGACCGGGTGAgcgacggcagcggcggcgtgCCGCGCGGGTGCGTGCCGGTGCTGGTTGTGGGCGACGGCGACGAGAAGTGCGAGCGGTTCGTGGTGCGGGTGGAGGCTCTGCGGCACCCGTCGCTGGCAGCGCTGCTGGAGATGGCGGCGCAGGAGTTCGGGTACAAGCAGGAGGGCATCCTCCGCGTCCCCTGCGCCGTCAACAAGTTCAGGCAGGCGCTCACTACCGCCGCCGTCTCCAAGAACTACTGA